CAACCGGGAAAACAGGTCATCGGACTTGCCTTTGATGGAAATGGTGATGCCCTGTTCCTGGGCAATGGCTTTGACCGCCTCTTCCATGAACGGCTCGCCCTCTTCCACCACCAGCACTTTTTCACACCCTTTCAGAAAATCGGCAATCATTTTTCGGGGCAACGGATTGGAAAACCCCAGGCGCAGAATTTTTGCCCGGTCCGTCAGCCCCAGGTCTTTGACCGCATCTGCGGCATAATAAAAACTCACGCCGTTGGTGATGACCCCTAAAGGCCCTTGTCCCTGAACAAAATTATAGGATGAGGTGTCTGACAATCGGGCCGCGTTCTTCATTTTTTCCAGCACCTTGACATGCAGGCCCCGGGACACGGCCGGCACGGTGACGCAGCGATGGGGATCTTTTTCAAACCGGCCCTTCGTGTTTCTGGGCTTGATTTCCCCAAACGTGACAAACGCGTTGGAATGGTTGATCCGGGTGGTGGTGCGCAAAAGCACCGGCTGTTTCAAAGATTCGGACAGCTCGAACGCGTCTTTGATCATATCCTTGGCTTCAGCCACAGAAGACGGCTCCATCATGGGCAGGTTCCCGAATTTGGCGTAATAGCGGTTATCCTGTTCGTTCTGGCTGGAGAACATGGCCGGATCATCCGCGGTGAGAATCACCATGCCGGCGGTCACGCCCACATAGGCCAGGGTCATGAGCGGGTCCGCCGCCACATTGAGCCCGACATGCTTCATCATACAGAACGTGCGAAGTCCTGAATTGGCCGCTGCCGCCGCCACTTCCAGTGCCACCTTTTCATTGGTGCTGTACTCGAAGTAAAGATCTGATTCCTGGGACATCTGGAACAGGTTCAAAGAGATTTCAGACGAAGGGGTGCCCGGATAGGTCGTGGCAAAGGCCACCCCGGCTTCCACAGCTCCCCTTGCAATGGCTTCGTTTCCCAGGAGCATGATCTTCTCTCCCGGGAGGTCCTGTAACAATTTGTGCATGAGTCCTCCTTGGTTTAAGCGTGAATGTTACGCATACAGTTTTTCAGCGACGTCAAGGGAAGCGGCATATCCCTTGAACCCGTCAATATCTTCACACGACTGAATCGTTCCTGAAGCAAAAAAACCTTCCACCATGCTTTTTTCCCCGTGCCGGATCAGCCCCATGAACAGCACGGGCACCAGGCTGATGTTGTTTTTTCCTTTTTCACTGGCAAATGCCGGCGGCGGGGATGATTGATATACGGCGAACAGCGGGTGGGTGATCGGCATGAGCTGAACAATTTCAGGGGCATGCGTGTGCGTATGTTCGTGGCAATGATTACACATGGGTAACACCTCTTATCGTATCGGTTGTTGGATGGCCATTTTAATATTTAGCTTGAATATAGCCGTCATATGGCTATTTCACACTATCAAATATTTATATTATAACCGTGCTGCTTTGCAAGGAAAACTCTTGTTTCTGCAAATATTTTATTTGCGGGGAGGACCGACAGGACCGATCCGTTCCCGGTATGTTGACAGGGTCTGCCCCTTTCCGTGATCTGCATCAGAATCAACCCAGGACCCGGGAAAGGGCCTTTTGGGTGAAATGATACACGGAATGACAGTAATGGCAGCGGATCTCCAGAGGAAAGGGACCGTTTTCCAGAATATCGGTCCGGACATCCGGGGACAGATTTTTCAGATACCCCTGCATGCGTTCCCGGGAACACCGGCAGAAAAACGATACCCGGGTCTGGTCCAGCAGCCGGGGAGACAAGGGGGCAAATGTCTCCATCACCACATTTTCCACTGATTTTCCCCGGGCCAGCGTCTGGCCCGGGGGATCCATCTGCCCAAGGATCTGTTCCGCAATATCCAGCGATTGTAAATCCGCTCCGGGCATGCCCTGGAGAAAAATCCCCCCGGCACCGGTCACGGCCTGATTTTCATCAAACACCACACTTAAGTTCAGTCCCGTGGGAATCTGTTCCGACTCCAGAAAATACGCGGCCAGGTCTTGGGCAATGGTGCCGTGTGCCAGGTGAACCCGGCTGGAATAAGGGTGTCTGGCATCTTCCAGATATTTGGTCACGGTCAGAAATCCCGCCCCGAACAAAGCAGACAACGATTGGGTATGGGCTGAATCTGAAGCAACGATTTCCGGGGTTTTCAAAAATCCCCTGACTTCTCCATACCCATTGGCTTCCACGTCCAATCCTTTGATGGGCCCTGAACACTCGATGCTCAGGCTGATGCGGTCTTCCCCTTTGAGGGTGGTACTCAGCAGGGCCCCGGCAATATATGCCTGCCCCAGAATCAGGGTTTCCACAGGTCCCAGTTCATGACTGGCCCGCATTTCATTCACCATGAGCGTGGCATGCACCATGGCGCCCTTGATTTTGTTATCTGCCATGACAAAGCGGTGTACCCGGTCTTTGGCGGCCGCTTTAAACCGGGCTTTGACATCTTGCTTGAAAATATCTTTTTTAATCATCTTGAATCATCCATTTAGCGTTGAATTGTTTTCTCTGTCAAACCCCCGGTACTGAACCGCTTCCGCCACATGTCCGGTCCGGATATCTGCAGATTGGTCCAGATCCGCGATGGTGCGGGCCACTTTAAGAATGGAATGAACGGCCCGGGCCGAAAGCATCAAGGTGTCTGACGCACGGGCCAGCAACCGCTGCCCGTTAGCATCCAGACGGCAGTATTTTTGGATTTCCCGGGTACCCATGCGGGCATTGCAGAAAATGGAAACGGACTTGAACCGTTCGATCTGAATGCGCCGGGCCGGCATCACCCTCTCCCTCACACTGGCGGAGTCCTCGGATTTCTTCCGGGAAACCAGGGAGGCAAAAGACACCCTGGGAACCGCCACCTGGATATCCATCCGGTCCATCAAAGGACCGGAAATCCGGGATCGATAAGCCTGGATCTGGGAAAAACTGCATGTACAGGTATTGCCGGGTTCCGACAGATAACCGCACGGGCAGGGATTCATGGCGGCCACCAGCATGAACTGACAGGGAAATACCGCTTTGATGCCGGCCCTTGCAATGGTCACCCGGCCGTCTTCCAACGGCTGCCGCAGCACCTCCAGCACGTTTCGTTTAAACTCGGGCAGTTCATCCATGAACAGCACCCCGTGATGAGCCAGGCTGATCTCTCCGGGCATGGGCCGGGAACCGCCGCCCACCATGCCGGCATCTGAAATGGTATGATGGGGCGATCGAAACGGCCGTTGTCCGGATTCTTTTTTCCAGATTTCCAGCCCGCCCACCACGGAATATACCCGGGCCACTTCCAGAATCTCTTCAAAGGTCAACGCAGGCAGAATCGCGGTCAACCGTTTGGCCAGCATGCTCTTGCCGGATCCGGGGGGGCCGGTCATCAGAAAATGATGGCTGCCGGCCGCAGCGATCTCTAACGCCCGTTTGGCATGGGACTGGCCCTGGACATCGGACAGATCCCCGATCCCGTCCAGTAAAGCAGACTGAGGCGCATGACGGTCATCCCGGACAAACGGAACGATGTTCTCATGTCCGGAAAAATATTCAACCACCTGGGACAACCGGGAGACGGGCAGGATATCAAGACCGTCCACCATGCCGGCTTCTTCGGCATTGTCCGCCGGCACCAGCAACCCTTTGAATCCTTTTTCCCGGGCCGTGAGCGCCACGGGCAGAATCCCGCGCACGGGTTTGATCCGGCCGTCCAGCGACAATTCTCCGGACAGCAGATATGATGCCATCCCATCGGGCGGGACCAGTCCCGAGGCCCCGAGAACAGCCATGGCCACGGGCAGGTCCAGCCCGGAGCCGGTTTTCTGCACATCCGCCGGTGCCAGATTCACGATCACCCGGTCCATGGGAAAACTGTACCCGGAATTGTTCACCGC
Above is a window of Desulfotignum balticum DSM 7044 DNA encoding:
- a CDS encoding YifB family Mg chelatase-like AAA ATPase yields the protein MIAKTSSCSINGIDAFVVDVEADISMGLPVFQIVGLAEASVRESKERVRAAVNNSGYSFPMDRVIVNLAPADVQKTGSGLDLPVAMAVLGASGLVPPDGMASYLLSGELSLDGRIKPVRGILPVALTAREKGFKGLLVPADNAEEAGMVDGLDILPVSRLSQVVEYFSGHENIVPFVRDDRHAPQSALLDGIGDLSDVQGQSHAKRALEIAAAGSHHFLMTGPPGSGKSMLAKRLTAILPALTFEEILEVARVYSVVGGLEIWKKESGQRPFRSPHHTISDAGMVGGGSRPMPGEISLAHHGVLFMDELPEFKRNVLEVLRQPLEDGRVTIARAGIKAVFPCQFMLVAAMNPCPCGYLSEPGNTCTCSFSQIQAYRSRISGPLMDRMDIQVAVPRVSFASLVSRKKSEDSASVRERVMPARRIQIERFKSVSIFCNARMGTREIQKYCRLDANGQRLLARASDTLMLSARAVHSILKVARTIADLDQSADIRTGHVAEAVQYRGFDRENNSTLNG
- a CDS encoding Hsp33 family molecular chaperone HslO, which codes for MIKKDIFKQDVKARFKAAAKDRVHRFVMADNKIKGAMVHATLMVNEMRASHELGPVETLILGQAYIAGALLSTTLKGEDRISLSIECSGPIKGLDVEANGYGEVRGFLKTPEIVASDSAHTQSLSALFGAGFLTVTKYLEDARHPYSSRVHLAHGTIAQDLAAYFLESEQIPTGLNLSVVFDENQAVTGAGGIFLQGMPGADLQSLDIAEQILGQMDPPGQTLARGKSVENVVMETFAPLSPRLLDQTRVSFFCRCSRERMQGYLKNLSPDVRTDILENGPFPLEIRCHYCHSVYHFTQKALSRVLG
- the iorA gene encoding indolepyruvate ferredoxin oxidoreductase subunit alpha — protein: MHKLLQDLPGEKIMLLGNEAIARGAVEAGVAFATTYPGTPSSEISLNLFQMSQESDLYFEYSTNEKVALEVAAAAANSGLRTFCMMKHVGLNVAADPLMTLAYVGVTAGMVILTADDPAMFSSQNEQDNRYYAKFGNLPMMEPSSVAEAKDMIKDAFELSESLKQPVLLRTTTRINHSNAFVTFGEIKPRNTKGRFEKDPHRCVTVPAVSRGLHVKVLEKMKNAARLSDTSSYNFVQGQGPLGVITNGVSFYYAADAVKDLGLTDRAKILRLGFSNPLPRKMIADFLKGCEKVLVVEEGEPFMEEAVKAIAQEQGITISIKGKSDDLFSRLFEYDPAMVREKMAAFFNVPYTPKPSVDTSDIPEIPMRPPNLCSGCSHRATFYEVKQAAKDMDVICPNDIGCYTLGFLPPLSMGDFVICMGSSVSSSCGFSKATDQKVVSFIGDSTFFHSGITGLVNAVFNNHNFTLVILENDITAMTGHQPHPGVDMDRFGLSGYGRVNIEKLVRAVGVEHVSIIKPFKVQKSIDVIKEALAFKGVSVIISQEPCALYAKSLKLKKIRPFMVSDKCVDHRDCITTIACPSFYLDKDNRVAIDANTCVGCAVCAQICPENAIRPLKQ